The Vibrio rhizosphaerae genome contains the following window.
ACATGCAAAAAAGGCAGCGACAAGTGGGTTATATGACCAGTCTAACAGTCTTGTAGGTAGACCATGATGTTGTGCAATAGCCATCCATTCCCAATCATTTTCGGGTTTGTTTGGTATATATTCAGATGCCTTCCTCTTCCAGCTTGCAAGATAATCTAAATCATCGCGCTCTGAATATGGCTCTCTTCCTGCCTTTGGTTTTACCGGCCAATTCGCGTCTGCTTGGCCACGAAACATCCACCTATTATCCTTTCTATACTTCGAAAAGATCTCATGGAAGTTAGAGAATGACTCGATGTCCATATTCTTCCTTAGAGCTAACAGTTCATTATACAAAACCACTCTATAAGAATACTTCTGTATAACTTACCACTATCCGATAAGGTGCTTTCCGTAATAGCATGGAAACACACAAAAATATCAGAGAAACAATCATTACCAAGTGGAAATTACACTACCGTACTGTCTAATACGCACACAAATAATTCACCTGCGCACATCTCGGATAAAAGCTATCTGTTCGCAAATAAGCACCTAAACACACTAAATAGCATTGGATAGGTTATAGAAAATCGCCAGAAAAAATTGACACCAATATGACATTTTTTGATGCAGGTAGGTTTTGTACAAAATTGCAGCGTTTTGATCATCAGGGAAAGTAATGCCGCTGAAACCGCTGAAAGCAATTGTGCGTCACATTTCGATGCCCAAGGCTGGAAATTTAAAAGACCGAATCAGTCCTTAAAGCATGGCAAACCTTGCGACAGCCGCCATTGTTTAACAATCTCAACAATACGCTCCGGTGTCGCATCTGCCGGATCATCTGGATAGTAAATTAGGTCTGAACCATCAGGGTGTTCTGTTATATCTTCAAAGTGATCGATTAAGGTATCCAGTTCACTTTCTGAAGAAGCATCAGCTTTGCAGATTTTCTGCAATAGCCGTAAAAATTCATCTTCAGAATATTCATTAATACTATTTTTCAAATTCACTTATTTGCCCTTATGTATATCTATATGATTCTTGGGGGTTGTGACACGAATATTATCAACATCATAGACTTTACCGCCATGCTGGATTTCCTCCACATGATGCAGTTCGAAAACTTTCCTACCACCAACCGTGTCTTTTTTCCTTGCACGAGGTGCATATCCTTTACTCATTCTCTCGACATTATTGTCTATAAATTGTGTTTTGAGTTCTGAATCTTTGGAGACTTCAATCCAGAACGCTTTCCGGAACCCATCAAAACTACTAAACTCACGACCTCTAAGCTGATCCGCAATTTGCGAAGGCACCGGAGAACCTAACTCTTTTCCGGCTGCTTCTAACCACTGGCCGATGATATCTTCACCGTTGCCGGTCACAACACCCGACTCGTTGCGAGGGCTTTCTTTATACACCACGTACAGCGGTGGTAATCCGGTCTCTGCCGGAAAAGTCAGAATATAGTCTTGCAGATCCGCATCAGCAATTGGGGTGATGTAGGTGTTATCAAATTCTTGGCCTTGCTCCGCTTGCGGATGGATCCAGATATCGAACTTTTCCATCTCAGGGATAGGATTAACCAGAATCGGTTTACCGCCAAAATCACCACTGATCGGCACCCATTCAATGGTGATATCCGGCTCTAACTCGACGATAAATTTATCACCGACCCGTTTTACTTCACGCTTAGGGATATCCGTCCCATTGACGTGATAGCCGTAAATTCGCCCTTCCGTATTGAATCCTAGGCGAATATTAGTTTCAACCGTGGTTTTATTACGCATATCAGCAGCGCTGTAGAGCGTACTGTCCGCTAATTTGTTCGGCACAAATGCAGCCAGAATGCCAGCTCGTCCGACGATTTTCAGCGCCAGTCCCGGTAATTCAGCCAATGCCGCACCACCAATACGCGTCAAAAAGGCTTCTTCAGAAACGGTACTGATCCCCTGCCCGACGGCCAGTGTATAAGCTGCATAATCCCCCAGCGCAGAAAGCAGCTCTCTTTGTGTACCGATATCACACGTACCGTTCGGCACCAGCGCAGATTTGGCGAAACGGGAGGGTTTGACGGGCGGTTTGTTAAATGCGTTCTGCCATGCGGATGAAGGTAGTGGGATTTTATCCAGCTCCCGTAACCGCTCCTGACGCTGCCTGACCAGCCGCTCTGCTAAAGTGAGTTTCACAGTTTTTCGTTCGACATAAGGCTCGGTATAAACAGAAGCATTCACGCTGCCGGAATAAGTTGAACCGATGCCATGATTGACCCATTCAACTCTGGCGGTATAAGCCTTGTTAGCCAGCAAGTCGAGATGAGACTCAACCGCAGGATTGACTCGCCAATATTGATTGCCCCATTCATCCCGATCCCGGATCAGCAACGGAACCGATGGCACATCCGTCAGCAATACCTGATGGCCGCTGCGAAGCTGTTCGAGAAAATCAGCAAAGCGCATTCCGGCAGGGATAACGGATTTCACATCTGACTCACGTAAGGAGGCAAAATCCCCTTCAACTTGAGCAAATTCATAACGCATCAGGTTATCGATTTGAGTGGTTTGGTAGTTCATTGACGTTGTTGGTTGAGCCGTGATTATTTTATCGATGGATGCTTATTGATAAAGTTATTTTCATATGAATTCACAATTATACTCAAATGGATTTATAAAACATGTTTAAATTTGGGGTTTTGATGGGGAGTAGTTATTTTTGGAATGGGGGTAACAGGGAGGCTCGGTTGAGGTAATTAAACTGTATTTTATTATGTGGAATGGTAATGCTGTGGTTTGGGACGCAATGACTTTCTCCGATCTCATTGCCATCTCCGAAAGCGCCCCAGTTCCTTTTGATGGATGTCAAAAGGAACCAAAAGCATCTTTTTGGGTTCAGCGCACGTAATCAGGGTCGCTTTTATTCGCTCCTGCTCACGAAAAGCTTAAAATTCATCCGTGAATTTTACCCTGAGATCATCGATCAAGTTGGCTTCGCCTTAAAGAGATTTCACACAATTCAAATCAACCACCCACCGAAGAAAACCATTCACGGAAGAATGGTTAGGCTTTTCCGGGCAGGACGCCCGTAAAGCCGGTTCTGAAAAGCGTGTGACCAAGCCCAACAAAAAAGATGTTCTGGTTACTCTTGCATCTCTGCAAGAGTAACTGGCGCACTGGGCACGAATGTCACTGAAACCGCAGAAAGAAATTGTGCGTCAAATTTGGGAGCCCAAAACTGGAAATGAAAAGACCGAATCAGTCCTTAAAGCATGGCAAGCCTTGCGACATCCGCCATTGTTTAACAATCTCAACAATACGCTCCGGTGTGGCATCTGCCGGATCATCTGGATAGTAAATCAGGTCTGAACCATCAGGGTGTTCTGTTAACTTACAAAACATCCTTACCATCTTTGTATGAGTTTCTTCATTTTCTGCTTTTACGGAAATGATATCCTGAACCAATTTCAGAAATTCACTTTCCGTATATTCTTCAATGCCCATTGTATAATTTATCTCTTGTTTGAATGGATTCGAATATGATTTTTTGGTGTTGTAATTGTCATATTATCAACATCATACACCGATCCACCATGCTGAATTTCTTCAACGTGGTGAATTTCATATTTCTCTCTACCACCGACTTGCTCTCTAAAACGAGGAAACGGAGCAAACCCGTTTCGAATCAGTTCTTGATTTCCTTCATTAAACTGTGATGAAAGAACTTCATCCCTACTTACAGCTTTCCAAAACGCTTTCCGGAACCCATCAAAACTACTAAACTCTCGGCCTCTAAGCTGATCCGCAATTTGCGACGGCACCGGCGAGCCTAACTCTTTTCCGGCTGCTTCTAACCACTGGCCGGTGATATCTTCACCGTTGCCGGTCACGACACCTGACTCGTTGCGAGCGCTTTCTTTATACACCACATACAGCGGTGGTAACCCAGTCTCTGCCGGAAAAGTCAGAATATAGTCTTGCAGATCTGCATCAGCAATTGGGGTGATGTAGGTGTTATCAAATTCTTGCCCTTGATCCGCTTGCGGATGGATCCAGATATCGAACTTTTCCATCTCCGGGATCGGATTAACCAGAATCGGTTTACCACCAAAATCACCGCTAATCGGCACCCATTCAATAGTGATATTCGGCTCTAACTCAACAGCAAACCGTTCACCAACCTGTTTTACTTCACGCTTGGGAATATTCGCCCCATTGACGTGATAACCGTAAATTCGCCCTTCCGTATTGAAACCCAAGCGAATATTGGTTTCAACCGTGTCTTTATTGCGCATATCGGCTGCACTGTAGAGCGTACTGTCCGCTAATTTGTTCGGCACAAATGCAGCCAGAATGCCTACTCGCCCGACGATTTTCAGCGCCATTCCCGGCAGCTCTGCCAATGCCGTACCACCAATACGCGTCAAAAAAGCTTCTTCAGAAACGGTACTGATCCCCTGCCCGACGGCCAGTGTATAAGCCGCATAATCCCCCAGCGCAGAAAGCGGCTCTCTTTGTGTACCGATGTCACACATACCGCTAGGCACCAATGCAGATTTGGCGAAACGGGAGGGCTTAACTGCCGACTTGTTAAATGCGTTTTGCCATGCGGATGAAGGCAGTGGGATTTTATCCAGCTCCCGTAACCGCTCCTGACGCTGCCTGACCAACCGCTCTTCTAGAGTGAGTTTCACAGTTTTTCTTTCAACATAAGGCTCGGTAGAAACAGAAGCGTTCACACTGCCGGAATAAGTTGAACCGATGCCATGATTGACCCATTCAACTCTGGCGGTATAAGCCTTGTTAGCCAGCAAATCGAGATGAGGCTCAACCGAAGGATTGACTCGCCAATATTGATTGCCCCATTCATCCCGATCCCGAATCAACAACGGAATCGATGGCACATCCGTCAGTAACACTTGATGACCGTAGTGAAGTTGTTCGAGAAAATCTACAAAGCGTATTCCGGCAGGGATAACGGATTTCACATCTGACTCACGTAAGGAGGCAAAATCTCCTTCAACTTGAGTAAATTCATACCTCATCAGGTTATCGATTTGAGTGGTTTGATAGTTCATTGACGTTGTTGGCTGGGCCATGATTATTTTATCGATGGATGCTTATTGACAAGATTGTTTTCATATGAATTCATAATTATACTCAAATGGATTTATAAAACATGTTTAAATTTGGGGTTTTGATGGGGAGTGGTTATTTTTGGAATCGGGGTAACAGGGAGGCTCGGTTGAGGTAATTAAACTGTATTTTAGTATGTGGAATGGTAATGCTGTGGTTTGGGACGCAATGACTTTCTTCGATCTCATTGCCATCTCCGACTGCGCCCCAGTTCCTTTTGATGGATGTCAAAAGGAACCAAAAGCATCTTTTTTGAGTTCAGCGCGCGTCATCAGGGACGCTTTT
Protein-coding sequences here:
- a CDS encoding bacteriocin immunity protein, whose protein sequence is MNLKNSINEYSEDEFLRLLQKICKADASSESELDTLIDHFEDITEHPDGSDLIYYPDDPADATPERIVEIVKQWRLSQGLPCFKD
- a CDS encoding S-type pyocin domain-containing protein, whose amino-acid sequence is MNYQTTQIDNLMRYEFAQVEGDFASLRESDVKSVIPAGMRFADFLEQLRSGHQVLLTDVPSVPLLIRDRDEWGNQYWRVNPAVESHLDLLANKAYTARVEWVNHGIGSTYSGSVNASVYTEPYVERKTVKLTLAERLVRQRQERLRELDKIPLPSSAWQNAFNKPPVKPSRFAKSALVPNGTCDIGTQRELLSALGDYAAYTLAVGQGISTVSEEAFLTRIGGAALAELPGLALKIVGRAGILAAFVPNKLADSTLYSAADMRNKTTVETNIRLGFNTEGRIYGYHVNGTDIPKREVKRVGDKFIVELEPDITIEWVPISGDFGGKPILVNPIPEMEKFDIWIHPQAEQGQEFDNTYITPIADADLQDYILTFPAETGLPPLYVVYKESPRNESGVVTGNGEDIIGQWLEAAGKELGSPVPSQIADQLRGREFSSFDGFRKAFWIEVSKDSELKTQFIDNNVERMSKGYAPRARKKDTVGGRKVFELHHVEEIQHGGKVYDVDNIRVTTPKNHIDIHKGK
- a CDS encoding bacteriocin immunity protein, producing MGIEEYTESEFLKLVQDIISVKAENEETHTKMVRMFCKLTEHPDGSDLIYYPDDPADATPERIVEIVKQWRMSQGLPCFKD
- a CDS encoding S-type pyocin domain-containing protein translates to MAQPTTSMNYQTTQIDNLMRYEFTQVEGDFASLRESDVKSVIPAGIRFVDFLEQLHYGHQVLLTDVPSIPLLIRDRDEWGNQYWRVNPSVEPHLDLLANKAYTARVEWVNHGIGSTYSGSVNASVSTEPYVERKTVKLTLEERLVRQRQERLRELDKIPLPSSAWQNAFNKSAVKPSRFAKSALVPSGMCDIGTQREPLSALGDYAAYTLAVGQGISTVSEEAFLTRIGGTALAELPGMALKIVGRVGILAAFVPNKLADSTLYSAADMRNKDTVETNIRLGFNTEGRIYGYHVNGANIPKREVKQVGERFAVELEPNITIEWVPISGDFGGKPILVNPIPEMEKFDIWIHPQADQGQEFDNTYITPIADADLQDYILTFPAETGLPPLYVVYKESARNESGVVTGNGEDITGQWLEAAGKELGSPVPSQIADQLRGREFSSFDGFRKAFWKAVSRDEVLSSQFNEGNQELIRNGFAPFPRFREQVGGREKYEIHHVEEIQHGGSVYDVDNMTITTPKNHIRIHSNKR